In the Malus domestica chromosome 16, GDT2T_hap1 genome, one interval contains:
- the LOC114823678 gene encoding DEAD-box ATP-dependent RNA helicase 5-like, producing the protein MGRKLKESSAAIGEAELQQAQPLHEAKAERKKKKKKQKNKDEEEAHPSPNPKRKLEDIAPQEEDSDSIVKKKKKKKKKKHKKSKDKEEEPENNQEPQENGHADEGESGDAAVVVSGKDSKEAKYKPLTSFAESKLPSEVLQCCQNFNSPSPIQSRAWPFLLDGRDFIGIAKTGSGKTLAFGIPAIMQVLNKRKGKFSRGRTPLCLALAPTRELAQQISDVLFEAGKPCGVVSVCLFGGASKGPQISMLKSGVDIVIGTPGRLKDLIENKDCCLKEVSFTVLDEADRMLDLGFEPEVRYILGQTCSARQMVMFSATWPPSVHQLAQEFMDPNPVKVVVGSEDLAANHDVMQIVEVLDDHSRNGRLVALLEKYHKSQENRVLIFVLYKAEAPRLENMLHKGGWKAVSIHGDKAQSERTKALSLFKKGSCPLMIATDVAARGLDIPDVEVVINYSFPLTTEDYVHRIGRTGRAGKKGVAHTFFTHHNKGLAGELVNVLREAKQNVPEALLKFGTHVKKKESKLYGAHFKEIPADAPKSQKITFNSDDED; encoded by the exons ATGGGTCGCAAACTCAAAGAATCCTCCGCCGCCATCGGCGAGGCAGAACTGCAACAGGCCCAACCTCTCcacgaagccaaagccgagaggaagaagaagaagaagaagcagaaaaacaaagacgaagaagaagcccATCCCAGCCCCAACCCCAAGAGAAAGCTCGAAGACATTGCTCCTCAGGAAGAAGACTCAGATTCTATTgtcaaaaagaagaagaagaagaagaagaagaagcacaagaaaTCCAAAGACAAGGAGGAAGAACCCGAAAATAATCAGGAGCCACAGGAAAATGGCCATGCCGACGAAGGTGAATCTGGAGACGCGGCTGTGGTGGTTAGTGGGAAGGATTCGAAGGAAGCCAAATACAAGCCACTGACTTCCTTTGCAGAATCGAAGCTTCCTAGTGAGGTTTTACAATGCTGTCAGAATTTCAACAGTCCATCTCCGATTCAATCCCGGGCCTGGCCGTTCTTATTGGACGGTCGCGATTTTATTGGGATTGCAAAAACCGGGTCAG GCAAGACTTTGGCTTTTGGAATACCCGCTATTATGCAGGTTTTGAACAAGAGGAAGGGTAAGTTTTCGAGGGGACGAACTCCTCTTTGCCTTGCGCTTGCACCTACAAGGGAGCTAGCTCAACAA ATTTCAGATGTTTTGTTCGAGGCTGGGAAACCTTGTGGTGTGGTATCAGTTTGTTTGTTCGGAGGAGCATCCAAGGGACCCCAAATATCTATGTTGAAGTCTGGTGTT GACATCGTCATTGGAACTCCTGGTCGTCTAAAGGATCTCATTGAAAATAAGGATTGTTGCCTGAAGGAAGTATCTTTTACG GTCCTTGATGAAGCAGATCGAATGCTAGACTTGGGATTTGAACCAGAAGTTCGCTATATATTGGGCCAGACATGCTCTG CTCGGCAAATGGTAATGTTCAGTGCTACATGGCCTCCATCAGTTCATCAATTAGCTCAGGAATTCATGGATCCTAATCCTGTTAAG GTAGTTGTTGGATCAGAGGATTTAGCTGCCAACCATGATGTTATGCAGATAGTTGAG GTCTTGGATGATCATTCACGTAATGGGCGCTTGGTTGCATTGCTAGAAAAATACCACAAATCCCAAGA GAACAGAGTTTTGATTTTTGTCTTGTACAAAGCGGAAGCCCCTCGCCTTGAGAATATGCTGCACAAAGG ggGTTGGAAAGCTGTTTCTATACATGGTGATAAGGCACAAAGTGAGCGTACAAAGGCACTCTCTCTGTTCAAGAAGGGAAGCTGCCCCTTGATG ATAGCTACTGATGTGGCTGCTCGTGGATTGGATATTCCAGACGTTGAAGTAGTGATCAACTATAGTTTTCCCCTCACTACTGAGGATTATGTCCACCGAATTGGGCGGACTGGACGGGCTGGAAAGAAGGGCGTTGCTCATACTTTTTTCACACATCACAACAAG GGACTTGCGGGGGAGCTGGTCAATGTTCTCAGAGAAGCCAAGCAAAATGTGCCAGAAGCCTTGTTGAAATTTGGCACCCATGTTAAGAAGAAG GAGTCCAAACTTTACGGGGCTCACTTCAAAGAGATTCCTGCCGATGCTCCAAAGTCTCAAAAAATCACCTTCAACTCTGACGATGAAGATTAG